Proteins encoded by one window of Chryseobacterium foetidum:
- the gpmI gene encoding 2,3-bisphosphoglycerate-independent phosphoglycerate mutase, with protein sequence MSKKAILAILDGWGIGLKPEVSAIEQANTPFMDSCFQKFPHTTLEASGLAVGLPVGQMGNSEVGHMNLGAGRVVYQNLVKLNMAVEEGTLGHEKVIVDAFDYAKRENKAVHFIGLVSNGGVHSHINHLKGLLTAAKNFGLNENVYVHAFTDGRDCDPHSGLGFIQELQQHMSETTGELATVTGRYFAMDRDRRWERVRLAYDAMCSGIGFRTTDALSAIQDSYNDNITDEFIKPIILTKETQVGNIVPMAKMVDGDVVICFNFRTDRGREITEVLCQQDMPDYQMRKLDLYYVTLTNYDKTYQNVKVVFDENVLTETMGEILERNGKTQIRIAETEKYPHVTFFFSGGREEEFHGERRLLCPSPKDVPTYDLKPEMSAYDITNVILPELKRQSADFICLNFANTDMVGHTGDFDAAVKAAETVDKCIEQVATTAYENDYAVFILADHGNSDVMRNPDGSPNTQHSTNLVPLIVMDKDHEWNLTAGKLGDIAPTILKVMGVEIPAIMTGNILAN encoded by the coding sequence ATGTCAAAAAAAGCAATATTAGCAATCCTTGACGGATGGGGAATCGGTCTGAAACCTGAAGTTTCGGCTATCGAACAGGCCAACACACCGTTTATGGACAGCTGTTTCCAGAAATTTCCACATACAACCCTTGAAGCAAGCGGTCTTGCCGTAGGTCTTCCTGTAGGACAGATGGGAAATTCTGAAGTAGGTCACATGAATCTGGGTGCCGGAAGAGTAGTTTATCAGAATCTTGTAAAACTCAACATGGCAGTTGAAGAGGGAACCCTTGGTCACGAAAAAGTAATTGTTGACGCTTTTGATTATGCTAAAAGAGAAAATAAAGCAGTTCATTTCATCGGTTTGGTTTCAAACGGTGGTGTGCATTCGCATATTAATCACTTAAAAGGACTTTTGACGGCAGCCAAAAATTTTGGTTTGAATGAAAACGTTTATGTTCACGCATTTACAGACGGCCGCGACTGTGATCCACATTCAGGATTAGGTTTTATTCAGGAACTTCAGCAGCACATGTCTGAAACTACAGGAGAATTGGCAACGGTCACCGGAAGATACTTTGCGATGGACAGAGACAGAAGATGGGAGCGTGTGAGGCTGGCTTACGATGCGATGTGTTCAGGTATTGGATTTAGAACGACTGATGCTCTGTCTGCGATTCAGGATTCATATAACGATAATATTACAGATGAATTTATCAAACCCATCATTCTTACCAAAGAAACGCAGGTTGGAAATATTGTTCCGATGGCGAAGATGGTGGATGGCGATGTGGTGATCTGCTTCAACTTCCGTACAGACAGAGGTCGTGAAATCACAGAAGTGCTTTGTCAGCAGGATATGCCGGATTATCAGATGAGAAAACTGGATTTGTATTATGTGACATTGACCAATTACGACAAAACATATCAGAATGTAAAAGTTGTTTTTGACGAAAATGTTCTGACAGAAACAATGGGCGAAATTTTGGAAAGAAACGGCAAAACGCAAATCAGAATCGCTGAAACTGAAAAATATCCGCACGTTACTTTTTTCTTTTCCGGCGGCAGAGAAGAAGAATTCCATGGAGAAAGAAGATTGCTTTGTCCGAGCCCGAAAGACGTTCCGACTTACGATTTAAAACCTGAAATGTCAGCTTACGATATTACCAATGTTATTTTGCCTGAATTGAAGAGACAGTCCGCAGATTTTATCTGTTTAAATTTCGCCAATACTGATATGGTGGGGCACACGGGAGATTTTGATGCTGCTGTTAAAGCAGCTGAAACGGTGGATAAATGTATCGAACAGGTGGCTACAACTGCTTACGAAAATGATTATGCAGTTTTCATTTTGGCAGACCACGGAAATTCTGACGTAATGAGAAACCCTGACGGATCGCCAAATACACAACATTCAACCAACTTAGTTCCATTAATTGTGATGGATAAAGACCATGAATGGAATCTTACAGCGGGGAAACTTGGAGACATTGCACCAACTATTTTAAAAGTCATGGGTGTGGAAATTCCAGCAATAATGACAGGAAATATTCTTGCAAATTAA
- a CDS encoding translation initiation factor — translation MDLRDQLKNLFPEHEEQDFEMPQEAFKQKEPLVCKFEKKGRNGKPVTVVEGWEGSEEDLKKISKKIKTTLGIGGSEKDGTIIIQGDNRDKIMDILKEMGFKTKRVGG, via the coding sequence ATGGATTTAAGAGACCAACTAAAAAACCTTTTCCCTGAGCACGAAGAGCAGGATTTTGAAATGCCGCAGGAAGCTTTTAAACAAAAAGAACCTCTGGTTTGTAAATTTGAAAAAAAAGGCAGAAACGGAAAACCCGTAACTGTAGTTGAAGGCTGGGAAGGAAGTGAGGAAGATTTGAAAAAAATCTCCAAAAAAATAAAAACCACCTTAGGAATCGGTGGTTCTGAAAAGGATGGAACGATTATCATACAGGGCGATAACCGTGATAAAATAATGGATATCCTTAAAGAAATGGGCTTCAAGACCAAGAGGGTTGGCGGATAA